CGATCGGTCATGAGCTACCAAGCAGGCTACCCGCCGCCGGGCACCGCCGCGTACCCTCCGCCCGGGCAGCAGGCCTACGGCGCGCCCCCGCCGCAGGCctacgtcgcgccgccgccggcgtacCCGCCGTCCCAGGACGCCGGCGCGTAcggccagcagcagcaccagaccACCAGCCGCGGAGGCGACGGCTTCTGGAAAGGATGGTGAGCTTCTCGATTATATTCCCCGTCTTCTCCGTTCTCCATCCACCTCGTGTGCTCATCACCTTGCTGATTCCTCCATGTCTGCCTGTCGCAGCTGCGCCGccatctgctgctgctgcgtccTGGACATGTGCTTCTGAGGACGACGACGGGGCAGAGAGCCATCGCCGCCATGATCGACCAGGCCTCGCTGATCGAGCTACTCTGCTTGCTGTGTTAATTACACTTACATACATCTTGATAGAGTCATTAGTCTTCGTTGTTGTGGTTTGTAATTTGTACCCCGTACGTATGGagtagcatatatatat
The Panicum hallii strain FIL2 chromosome 6, PHallii_v3.1, whole genome shotgun sequence genome window above contains:
- the LOC112897264 gene encoding cysteine-rich and transmembrane domain-containing protein WIH2-like → MSYQAGYPPPGTAAYPPPGQQAYGAPPPQAYVAPPPAYPPSQDAGAYGQQQHQTTSRGGDGFWKGCCAAICCCCVLDMCF